One Brachyspira suanatina DNA segment encodes these proteins:
- a CDS encoding sulfatase family protein: MNNKKPNIILITADQMRADSIEYINNEVKTPVLNELAENGTVFTNSFCTSPVCTPSRASIFTGRYPMNIGAWNIGTELNEDEITLADYLKEENYFNVASGKMHFRPQLKNLNWEFEDVPKRDRVRERDKTYYGFDITHITEDDKQGEYLDFANSHGCNLETGKGCDGINPIPEELHQTYWTAQKAIDEIDNFNFDKPLFMWVSFVDPHHPFDPIKKYYDIYKDINPKELNSKLKLDKKRPEHLTKQGERGYWPGGGEEHNYSEEEIKEIKRLYYGMISFIDAQIGRIIDKLKDKNEFDNTIIIFTSDHGEYLGDYGLLRKGPFMYDCLIKVPLLFYGKGIVKNRSDEIIENIDILPTILDMLGKEIPYGIQGHSLKNILIGEDQNKKYKKGAVITYDAHDRGIFIKTYRTKQYKLSIFLDEEYGEFYDLEKDPNEENNLFFNKEYDEIKNKLLLEMCHKMIECSDPLNKRYANW, encoded by the coding sequence ATGAATAATAAAAAACCAAATATAATATTAATTACAGCAGATCAAATGAGGGCTGATTCTATAGAATATATAAATAACGAAGTAAAAACACCAGTATTGAATGAATTAGCAGAAAATGGAACAGTATTTACAAATTCTTTCTGTACAAGTCCTGTATGTACTCCTTCAAGAGCTTCTATCTTTACAGGAAGATACCCAATGAATATAGGAGCTTGGAATATAGGAACAGAACTAAATGAAGATGAAATTACTTTAGCAGATTATTTGAAAGAAGAAAATTATTTTAATGTTGCTTCAGGTAAAATGCATTTCAGACCTCAGCTTAAAAATCTGAATTGGGAATTTGAAGATGTACCAAAAAGAGATAGAGTAAGAGAAAGAGATAAAACTTATTATGGATTTGATATAACACATATAACAGAAGATGATAAGCAAGGTGAGTATCTAGATTTTGCTAATAGTCATGGATGCAATTTAGAAACAGGTAAAGGATGTGACGGAATTAATCCTATACCAGAAGAATTACATCAAACTTATTGGACAGCACAAAAGGCTATAGATGAGATAGATAATTTTAATTTTGATAAGCCATTATTTATGTGGGTAAGTTTTGTTGATCCTCATCATCCATTCGATCCTATAAAAAAATATTATGATATTTACAAAGATATTAATCCTAAAGAACTTAATAGTAAATTAAAATTGGATAAAAAAAGACCGGAACATTTAACTAAACAGGGTGAAAGAGGATATTGGCCTGGCGGCGGTGAAGAGCATAATTATAGTGAAGAAGAGATAAAAGAAATAAAAAGACTTTATTACGGAATGATAAGCTTTATAGATGCTCAGATAGGAAGAATTATTGATAAATTAAAAGATAAAAATGAATTTGATAACACAATAATAATATTTACAAGTGATCATGGAGAATATTTAGGAGATTATGGGCTTTTGAGGAAAGGTCCTTTTATGTATGATTGTTTGATAAAAGTTCCATTATTATTTTATGGTAAAGGTATAGTAAAAAATAGAAGTGATGAAATAATAGAAAATATTGATATACTGCCAACTATATTAGATATGTTAGGAAAAGAAATTCCTTATGGTATACAAGGTCATAGTTTAAAGAATATTTTAATAGGTGAAGATCAAAATAAAAAATATAAAAAAGGTGCAGTAATTACTTATGATGCTCATGATAGAGGCATATTTATAAAGACATATAGAACTAAACAATATAAACTTTCAATATTTTTAGATGAAGAGTATGGAGAGTTTTATGATTTAGAAAAAGATCCTAATGAAGAAAATAATTTATTTTTTAATAAAGAGTATGATGAAATAAAAAATAAATTATTATTAGAAATGTGTCATAAGATGATAGAATGTAGCGATCCTTTAAACAAAAGATATGCTAATTGGTAA